Below is a genomic region from Cellulomonas sp. P24.
GACACCCTGGTGGTCTTCCGCCGCGCGATGCGGCTCTCGCTGAGGAACCCGGTCTGGACAGTCATGGGACTGGCTCAACCGATCCTGTACCTGACGCTCTTCGGGCCGCTGCTCGAGCCGCTCAAGGCACAGCTCGGCGTCGGCAACGCCTACCAGTTCTTCGTCCCGGGGCTCCTCGTGCAGCTCGGGATGTTCGGCGCGATGTTCGTCGGCTTCGGGCTCATCGCCGAGTGGCGTGACGGGGTCATCGAGTCCGAGCGCGTGACGCCCGCGCCCCGGTCGGCCCTCGTGCTCGGGCGTGTCCTGCGAGACGTCGCGGTGATCGCGGTCCAGGGCACCGTGCTGTGCGCCGTGGGCTTCCTCCTCGGGCTCCGGGCGCCCCTCCTCGGGATCGTGATCGGTGTGCTCTCGGCAGCGCTGCTGGGGGCGGCCTTCGCCTCGGCGT
It encodes:
- a CDS encoding ABC transporter permease, with the protein product MTTTDSLARTRSTFVHDTLVVFRRAMRLSLRNPVWTVMGLAQPILYLTLFGPLLEPLKAQLGVGNAYQFFVPGLLVQLGMFGAMFVGFGLIAEWRDGVIESERVTPAPRSALVLGRVLRDVAVIAVQGTVLCAVGFLLGLRAPLLGIVIGVLSAALLGAAFASASYAVALTVKSEDALAPLLNGIALPLLLLSGILLPIVSPAWLKHVSDANPLKHVVDGIRAEFLGHLTSAESLWGYAVTIGLVILGVWFGTRTFRRENS